Proteins encoded within one genomic window of Amorphus orientalis:
- a CDS encoding ABC transporter substrate-binding protein, whose product MQHFIKGIAAVAVAAGLLVATAPPGDAAEDITFLFPAPEFLPAFTPYQLAKAKGYYEDEGINVTFQVGKGGADVAKQVALGNAELGNSIGDTPIIVRANGLKVKDVAMLGGKALTQIIIRSETGADGIDGLKGKKIGVMSFQDTTYYNLLGALAAVGMTKEDVEIQAVGPAGVMQLMISGDLDAISGVPEWAAAIQGAGVDLTIQPINDLFPATAQAIVASDDTIADKPELVAGFVKGTLKALEEIMTDPTGASTYLAENVPAFEGKQGMLENVMKRYNTLVYPVASMDDLGKVDPQRLKDVQDFYVEHGIVRTATPLGELYTNEFVN is encoded by the coding sequence ATGCAGCACTTCATCAAGGGGATTGCGGCCGTGGCCGTCGCGGCCGGGCTCCTCGTCGCCACGGCGCCGCCGGGCGATGCGGCCGAGGACATCACCTTCCTGTTCCCGGCGCCGGAATTCCTGCCCGCCTTCACGCCCTATCAGCTCGCCAAGGCGAAGGGCTACTACGAGGACGAAGGGATCAACGTCACCTTCCAGGTCGGAAAGGGCGGCGCCGACGTGGCCAAGCAGGTTGCGCTCGGCAACGCCGAACTCGGCAACTCGATCGGCGACACGCCGATCATCGTGCGCGCCAACGGCCTCAAGGTGAAGGACGTCGCCATGCTCGGCGGCAAGGCGCTGACCCAGATCATCATCCGCTCCGAGACCGGTGCCGACGGCATCGACGGCCTGAAGGGCAAGAAGATCGGCGTGATGTCGTTTCAGGACACCACCTACTACAACCTTCTCGGCGCGCTCGCGGCGGTGGGGATGACCAAGGAGGACGTGGAGATCCAGGCCGTCGGCCCGGCCGGCGTGATGCAGCTGATGATCTCCGGCGACCTCGACGCGATCTCCGGGGTTCCGGAGTGGGCGGCGGCGATTCAGGGCGCCGGCGTCGATCTGACCATCCAGCCGATCAACGACCTTTTTCCCGCGACGGCACAGGCGATCGTCGCCTCCGACGACACCATCGCGGACAAGCCTGAACTCGTGGCGGGCTTCGTAAAGGGCACCCTGAAGGCGCTGGAGGAGATTATGACCGATCCCACGGGCGCCTCCACCTATCTGGCGGAGAACGTTCCGGCGTTCGAGGGCAAGCAGGGCATGCTGGAGAACGTGATGAAGCGCTACAACACGCTCGTCTACCCGGTCGCCAGCATGGACGACCTCGGCAAGGTCGACCCGCAGCGCCTCAAGGACGTCCAGGACTTCTATGTCGAGCACGGCATCGTGCGGACGGCGACGCCTCTGGGCGAGCTCTACACCAACGAATTCGTCAACTGA
- a CDS encoding FAD-dependent monooxygenase, translating to MTPTIIGAGIGGLTAALFLHKHGIQSRIFERAPDIQELGVGINLLPHAVATFAEIGILDRLVEEGICPEHLYYRTRFGQTVWDEPRGLKADLKVPQVSVHRGRLQRVLYDAVLDRLPAGAVSLDRRFESYEETGAGVTARFETGAGEIETVETDMLIGADGIHSRLRTLLYPDEGRARWSGRIMYRGTADWPIYDGGRTFIISGGNDARLVLFPIAKGKTDETLLTNWVLACRVADDGAPLETRPSWHDKAVREDALKALSQFTLPELDIVALGEASDDIWESPMCDRDPLPQWRFGRVTLLGDAAHPMYPFGGNGAAQAVLDAKALAQALDGAASVEAGLDAYEAARREAVYQVVLNNRQGGPERVIDAVQDKVDGVVDDIDAVVPFAEREAIVRGYSRLAGFSKEQLTPA from the coding sequence ATGACACCCACGATCATCGGAGCCGGGATCGGCGGGCTGACCGCCGCGCTGTTCCTGCACAAGCACGGCATCCAGTCGCGCATTTTCGAGCGCGCACCCGACATTCAGGAACTCGGTGTCGGCATCAACCTTCTTCCCCACGCGGTGGCGACCTTTGCCGAGATCGGCATCCTCGACAGGCTGGTTGAGGAAGGCATCTGCCCGGAACACCTCTATTACCGCACCCGGTTCGGCCAGACGGTCTGGGACGAGCCCCGGGGCCTGAAGGCCGACCTGAAGGTTCCCCAGGTCTCCGTCCATCGGGGCAGGCTCCAGCGGGTGCTCTACGACGCCGTGCTGGACCGCCTGCCGGCGGGCGCTGTCAGCCTCGATCGCCGGTTCGAGAGCTATGAAGAGACCGGTGCCGGCGTGACCGCCAGGTTCGAAACCGGCGCCGGCGAGATCGAAACGGTCGAGACCGACATGCTGATCGGCGCCGACGGCATCCATTCGCGTCTGCGCACCCTGCTCTACCCGGACGAGGGCCGGGCGCGCTGGAGCGGACGGATCATGTATCGCGGCACCGCCGACTGGCCGATCTATGACGGCGGACGGACATTCATCATTTCCGGCGGCAACGATGCCCGCCTGGTGCTTTTCCCGATTGCGAAAGGCAAGACCGACGAGACCCTTCTGACCAACTGGGTGCTGGCCTGCCGGGTCGCGGACGACGGGGCTCCCCTCGAGACCCGTCCGAGCTGGCACGACAAGGCCGTGCGCGAGGACGCGCTGAAGGCGCTGTCGCAGTTCACCTTGCCGGAACTGGACATCGTCGCCCTCGGCGAGGCCAGCGACGACATCTGGGAATCGCCGATGTGCGACCGGGACCCGCTGCCGCAGTGGCGGTTCGGCCGCGTGACACTGCTCGGCGACGCGGCCCATCCGATGTATCCCTTCGGCGGCAACGGCGCGGCCCAGGCCGTGCTCGACGCCAAGGCGCTGGCCCAGGCGCTCGACGGGGCGGCGTCGGTCGAAGCCGGTCTCGACGCCTATGAGGCGGCGCGGCGGGAGGCGGTCTACCAGGTCGTCCTCAACAATCGGCAGGGCGGACCGGAACGGGTCATCGACGCCGTGCAGGACAAGGTCGACGGCGTGGTCGACGACATCGACGCGGTCGTTCCATTCGCCGAGCGCGAAGCGATCGTGCGCGGCTACTCAAGGCTCGCGGGCTTCTCCAAGGAGCAGCTCACGCCGGCCTGA
- a CDS encoding alpha/beta hydrolase: MSETVYLHYTQAELDRAYNQRVWAQNADELLERWRQTAGEVQATHPGYEEIAYGSGANERLDLYRTSATPAPIHIHVHGGAWRFQTKDDGALVARAMTEAGMHFVVPEFDKLPDVRMPTMVEQLVRVVQWAYRNADAFGGDRDRILLSGHSSGAHLAAVLATLDWTRHDLPADVLSSLVCISGAYDLEAVMLSARRTYIDLSADEVDLLSAPRHVSGIRCPVWVLYGDGETPEFIRQAHAFAETLSTCGKLKALTEVAGCNHFEIYERMSDPTGPVFQAVTEATRASETAD, from the coding sequence TTGAGCGAGACCGTCTATCTTCATTACACCCAGGCCGAACTCGATCGCGCCTACAACCAGCGTGTCTGGGCCCAGAACGCGGACGAGCTTCTGGAACGCTGGCGGCAGACGGCGGGCGAGGTCCAGGCCACGCACCCCGGCTATGAAGAGATCGCCTACGGCTCCGGTGCCAACGAGCGGCTCGACCTCTACCGGACGTCCGCCACCCCCGCGCCGATCCACATTCACGTCCACGGCGGCGCATGGCGTTTCCAGACAAAGGACGACGGGGCGCTGGTGGCGCGCGCCATGACCGAGGCCGGTATGCATTTCGTCGTTCCGGAATTCGACAAGCTGCCGGACGTGAGAATGCCGACGATGGTCGAGCAGCTGGTCCGGGTCGTCCAATGGGCCTACCGCAACGCGGACGCGTTCGGCGGCGACCGGGACAGGATCTTGCTGTCGGGCCATTCCTCGGGCGCGCATCTGGCGGCTGTCCTGGCGACCCTCGACTGGACGCGCCACGACCTCCCGGCGGACGTCCTGAGCAGCCTCGTCTGCATCAGCGGCGCCTACGATCTGGAGGCGGTGATGCTGAGCGCCCGGCGCACCTACATCGACCTGTCCGCGGACGAAGTCGACCTGCTGAGCGCGCCCCGGCACGTCTCCGGGATCCGCTGCCCCGTGTGGGTTCTCTACGGGGACGGCGAGACGCCCGAATTCATCCGACAGGCCCATGCCTTCGCCGAAACCCTCTCGACATGCGGCAAGCTCAAGGCCCTGACCGAGGTCGCGGGCTGCAACCACTTCGAGATCTACGAACGGATGTCGGACCCCACGGGCCCGGTCTTTCAGGCGGTCACTGAGGCGACCCGCGCCAGCGAGACGGCCGACTGA
- a CDS encoding YeeE/YedE family protein, which produces MGPTPKPNERSTPLPGHAGLSLALAGLALPVLALAAWSQGGWRLAAALAIGAFAGFALYHAAFGFASSWRLLVRERRGEGVRAQALLLVATSALSFPLIAYGAGIGLPAYGYVFPFGIAAALGAFLFGFGMQLGAGCGSGTLFAVGGGSVRMLVTLAAFVAGSFLATAHLPAWHALPAFPATSLISRLGPLTAFAITAAACCAIAWFAGRLEKGRPSEAPRRPMGFVFRGPWSTTVGALALALVGIATLLVLHRPWGITSGFTLWGGKIAHGLGVPIQTWPYWSGQMEAVERSVFADATSVMDFGIIAGAMAAAALAGRFAPHLRIARRDLLTAVFGGLLMGYGARLAFGCNIGGLVGGIVSGSLHGWGWLLFGFLGSVAGTFARVRIGIDPAFPATGRAATD; this is translated from the coding sequence ATGGGACCGACGCCGAAACCGAACGAGCGATCCACCCCCCTCCCGGGACACGCCGGACTTTCCCTCGCCCTGGCGGGCCTGGCCCTTCCGGTCCTGGCATTGGCGGCCTGGTCCCAAGGCGGCTGGCGGCTGGCAGCAGCCCTTGCGATCGGCGCCTTCGCGGGCTTCGCCCTCTATCATGCGGCGTTCGGGTTCGCCTCGTCGTGGCGGCTTCTGGTGCGCGAGCGGCGCGGCGAAGGCGTCCGCGCCCAGGCCCTGCTTCTCGTGGCGACCTCCGCGCTGTCCTTCCCGCTGATCGCCTATGGAGCGGGGATCGGGCTGCCGGCCTACGGCTATGTCTTCCCGTTCGGAATCGCGGCCGCGCTCGGCGCCTTCCTGTTCGGCTTCGGCATGCAGCTCGGTGCCGGCTGTGGCTCGGGGACCCTGTTTGCCGTCGGCGGCGGATCGGTCCGGATGCTGGTCACGCTCGCCGCCTTCGTCGCCGGATCCTTCCTGGCCACGGCCCACCTTCCGGCCTGGCACGCGCTGCCTGCCTTTCCAGCGACCAGCCTGATCTCCCGGCTCGGCCCCCTCACCGCCTTCGCCATCACCGCCGCCGCCTGCTGCGCAATCGCCTGGTTCGCCGGCCGACTGGAGAAGGGAAGGCCTTCCGAAGCGCCCCGACGACCGATGGGGTTCGTCTTCCGCGGTCCGTGGTCGACCACGGTGGGCGCGCTCGCGCTGGCTCTGGTCGGCATCGCCACACTGTTGGTCCTGCACCGCCCGTGGGGCATCACGTCGGGCTTCACCCTGTGGGGCGGCAAGATCGCCCACGGACTGGGTGTGCCGATCCAGACCTGGCCCTACTGGTCCGGCCAGATGGAGGCCGTCGAGCGGTCGGTGTTCGCCGACGCCACCTCGGTCATGGATTTCGGCATCATCGCCGGGGCGATGGCCGCCGCCGCACTCGCCGGCCGCTTCGCACCCCACCTGCGAATCGCCCGGCGCGACCTTCTGACCGCCGTCTTCGGTGGGCTGCTCATGGGATACGGCGCCCGCCTCGCCTTCGGCTGCAACATCGGCGGTCTCGTCGGCGGCATCGTCTCGGGTAGCCTGCACGGCTGGGGCTGGCTGCTGTTCGGCTTCCTCGGTTCCGTGGCCGGAACGTTCGCCCGCGTCAGAATCGGCATCGACCCGGCCTTCCCTGCCACGGGACGCGCGGCTACCGACTGA
- a CDS encoding DUF302 domain-containing protein — protein sequence MPSRTFSLALAAFLLLSSVAVIPASAQSVAPRDGWVVIDTEMSFPDLVDRTRTAIAEAKMGLVTQASASDGARGQGITIPGNRVIGVYRNDYARRMLDASIAAGIEAPIRFYLTENPDQTATLSYKTPSFVFAPYMDEGGEELKALATELDGVFQAIAADATGKSAGK from the coding sequence ATGCCGTCACGCACCTTCTCACTGGCGCTCGCTGCTTTCCTGCTCCTCTCTTCGGTGGCCGTCATCCCGGCAAGCGCCCAGTCGGTCGCGCCCCGCGACGGCTGGGTCGTGATCGACACGGAGATGAGCTTCCCCGACCTGGTGGACCGCACCCGGACGGCCATCGCGGAGGCGAAGATGGGTCTCGTCACCCAGGCCAGCGCTTCGGACGGCGCCAGGGGTCAGGGCATCACGATCCCGGGCAACCGGGTGATCGGGGTCTATCGAAACGACTATGCGCGCCGGATGCTCGATGCCTCTATCGCCGCCGGCATCGAAGCGCCGATCCGCTTCTATCTCACGGAAAACCCGGACCAGACCGCAACGCTGTCCTACAAGACGCCGAGCTTTGTGTTCGCGCCGTACATGGATGAGGGCGGCGAGGAGCTGAAAGCCCTGGCCACGGAACTGGACGGCGTCTTCCAGGCGATCGCCGCAGACGCGACAGGCAAGTCCGCCGGCAAATAG
- a CDS encoding pyrroloquinoline quinone-dependent dehydrogenase: MNRSTARIAAAAALLGLVAGPAFAQDWPTYGGAPGGGQYSAAGQITPENVDRLEVAWIYRTGDFSNGEDGTRKTTFEANPIYADGKLFVCTPYNRVIAVEAETGEPQWSFEPDPPLPRDYDQQHSLICRGVSYWESGEDGPCERRIIAPVLDGRLVALDARTGDLCPDFGTGGTIDLNADYPRLGTGVVNVTSPAVIFEDLAIVGTAIGDNQAVDMPDGVVRAFDVRTGAEEWAWNPIPDRFRARSGAANAWAPMSVDTDTATLFVPTTSPSPDYWGGDRAPNLEATNAVVALDARTGSELWVRQLTHHDLFDTDLPAQPVVADQIDNGTRYPAIVQATKTGQLFVLDKDSGAFRFETRERPVPQSTVEGEQTSPTQPIPVAPKPIAKQGFAPRDAWGITPIDRLWCKREAERYRADGLFTPPSVGGSIQMPFYGGGSNWGGVAFDPVRRLIIGNVMNLVQWVRLIPADDDPAGDGELGRQKGAPYMMRRGVLLSPLGVPCNAPPWGALTAVDIDTGETRWQVPLGEVPLAFGITGPDQWGSPNIGGPIATSTGLVFIAATMDAKIRAFNVWTGEEVWEHDLPFDGAATPMTFISERDGRQYLVIAAGGSALLRPRLGDALVAFRLPKGR, translated from the coding sequence ATGAACCGCTCCACAGCCCGGATCGCGGCCGCAGCCGCCCTGCTCGGCCTTGTCGCCGGACCCGCATTCGCCCAGGACTGGCCGACCTACGGAGGCGCACCGGGCGGCGGACAGTATTCCGCGGCCGGCCAGATCACGCCGGAAAACGTCGACCGGCTCGAAGTCGCCTGGATCTACCGGACGGGCGACTTCTCCAACGGCGAGGACGGCACCCGCAAGACGACGTTCGAGGCCAATCCGATCTACGCGGACGGCAAGCTCTTCGTCTGCACGCCCTACAACCGGGTGATCGCCGTGGAGGCGGAGACGGGCGAGCCGCAATGGTCGTTCGAACCGGACCCGCCGCTGCCGCGCGACTACGACCAGCAGCACTCGCTGATCTGCCGCGGCGTCAGCTACTGGGAAAGCGGCGAGGACGGTCCGTGCGAACGGCGCATCATCGCGCCCGTGCTCGACGGCCGCCTCGTCGCCCTCGACGCGCGCACCGGCGACCTGTGCCCCGATTTCGGAACCGGCGGCACAATCGACCTCAACGCCGATTACCCGCGGCTGGGCACCGGCGTCGTGAACGTGACCTCGCCCGCCGTCATCTTCGAGGATCTGGCGATCGTCGGCACCGCCATCGGCGACAACCAGGCCGTCGACATGCCGGACGGCGTGGTGCGCGCCTTCGATGTGCGCACCGGCGCGGAGGAATGGGCCTGGAACCCGATCCCCGACCGCTTCCGGGCACGCTCCGGCGCCGCGAACGCCTGGGCGCCGATGTCGGTGGACACCGACACGGCCACCCTGTTCGTGCCGACGACCTCGCCGAGCCCGGACTACTGGGGCGGCGACCGCGCGCCCAATCTGGAGGCCACCAACGCGGTCGTCGCGCTGGATGCGCGGACCGGTTCGGAACTCTGGGTCCGGCAGCTTACCCATCACGACCTGTTCGACACCGACCTTCCGGCCCAGCCCGTCGTTGCCGACCAGATCGACAACGGCACCCGCTATCCGGCGATCGTCCAGGCGACCAAGACCGGGCAGCTGTTCGTGCTGGACAAGGATTCCGGCGCATTTCGCTTCGAGACCCGGGAACGGCCAGTCCCGCAGAGCACGGTCGAGGGCGAACAGACGTCGCCGACCCAACCGATCCCCGTGGCCCCGAAGCCCATCGCGAAACAGGGCTTCGCTCCCCGCGACGCGTGGGGCATCACGCCGATCGACCGGCTGTGGTGCAAGCGCGAGGCGGAGCGCTACCGCGCCGACGGCCTGTTCACGCCGCCGAGCGTGGGGGGCTCCATCCAGATGCCGTTTTATGGCGGCGGCTCGAACTGGGGCGGCGTCGCCTTCGACCCCGTACGGCGGCTGATCATCGGCAACGTGATGAACCTCGTCCAGTGGGTGCGGCTCATTCCGGCAGATGACGACCCGGCCGGCGACGGCGAGCTCGGCCGCCAGAAGGGCGCGCCCTACATGATGCGCCGCGGCGTGCTGCTGTCGCCGCTGGGGGTGCCGTGCAACGCGCCGCCCTGGGGCGCGCTGACTGCCGTCGATATCGACACCGGCGAGACGCGCTGGCAGGTGCCGCTGGGCGAGGTGCCGCTGGCCTTCGGCATCACCGGGCCCGACCAGTGGGGCAGCCCGAACATCGGCGGCCCAATCGCGACCAGCACCGGCCTCGTCTTCATCGCAGCGACGATGGACGCGAAGATTCGCGCCTTCAACGTGTGGACCGGCGAGGAGGTGTGGGAGCACGACCTGCCGTTCGACGGGGCGGCCACGCCGATGACGTTCATCTCCGAGCGGGACGGGCGTCAATATCTGGTCATCGCCGCCGGCGGGAGCGCGCTTCTCAGGCCGCGTCTCGGCGACGCGCTGGTCGCCTTCCGCCTGCCGAAGGGCCGATGA
- the rpmI gene encoding 50S ribosomal protein L35, whose translation MPKLKTKSGAKKRFKLTSTGKVKVAQAGKRHGMIKRTAKFIRKARGTTVLADQDAKIVKKFLPYG comes from the coding sequence ATGCCCAAGCTGAAGACCAAGTCGGGCGCCAAGAAGCGCTTCAAGCTCACCTCCACCGGCAAGGTGAAGGTGGCTCAGGCCGGCAAGCGCCACGGCATGATCAAGCGGACGGCTAAGTTCATCCGCAAGGCGCGGGGCACGACCGTGCTGGCCGATCAGGACGCGAAGATCGTCAAGAAGTTCCTGCCCTACGGCTGA
- the rplT gene encoding 50S ribosomal protein L20, with translation MSRVKRGVVAHARHKKVLKAAKGYYGRRKNTIRTARAAVEKAGQYAYRDRKVRKRQFRSLWIQRINAASREHGMTYGRLIDGLTKAGIEVDRKVLAHLAYSEPEAFKAIVDKARDALPADVR, from the coding sequence ATGTCACGCGTTAAGCGGGGCGTCGTCGCCCACGCCCGGCATAAGAAAGTGCTCAAGGCGGCCAAGGGCTATTATGGCCGGCGCAAGAACACGATCCGCACGGCGCGGGCTGCCGTCGAGAAGGCGGGGCAGTACGCCTATCGCGACCGGAAGGTCCGCAAGCGTCAGTTCCGCTCGCTCTGGATCCAGCGCATCAACGCGGCCTCCCGCGAACACGGCATGACCTACGGGCGCCTGATCGACGGCCTGACCAAGGCCGGCATCGAGGTCGACCGCAAGGTGCTCGCCCACCTCGCCTACAGCGAGCCGGAGGCGTTCAAGGCGATCGTGGACAAGGCCCGCGACGCCCTCCCGGCGGACGTCCGCTAA
- a CDS encoding VOC family protein, with protein sequence MRPEIQGIVETVLYVDDLEEACTFYEDVLGLPLMAAFDGMKVLKAGTAQNLLLFDRMAAELDKDLPGGHVPGHRCDGPGHIAFHVAISDFDQWIEALQARGVQITSRVTWPAGGRSLYFDDPADNVIELATPGLWPNF encoded by the coding sequence ATGCGGCCGGAGATTCAGGGCATCGTAGAGACCGTCCTCTACGTGGACGATCTGGAGGAAGCCTGTACGTTCTACGAGGACGTGTTGGGTCTGCCGCTGATGGCCGCCTTTGACGGGATGAAGGTTCTGAAGGCCGGAACGGCCCAGAACCTCCTTCTGTTCGACCGGATGGCGGCGGAGCTGGACAAGGACCTGCCGGGCGGACATGTGCCTGGCCACCGCTGCGACGGGCCCGGCCACATCGCCTTCCATGTCGCCATTTCCGATTTCGACCAGTGGATCGAAGCCCTGCAGGCACGCGGCGTGCAGATTACCAGCCGTGTCACCTGGCCGGCGGGCGGCCGCAGCCTCTATTTCGACGACCCAGCCGACAACGTCATCGAGCTGGCCACTCCCGGCCTCTGGCCCAACTTCTGA
- a CDS encoding serine hydrolase domain-containing protein translates to MKRIGYGLALGFLIATAPAAVAMDDVASILEPIRESQDVPALAGAVTKNGEIIAAGVVGTRVYGMDIPVELDDRFHLGSDTKAMTATIAGQMVEDGLISWDSTVGDVLGEDIEGMSPEFAAVTLAQLLSHSSGIPTDTEEMMEIYFSTEAFDFTPQQRRLRAIDAWKRNVPKVPEGSPFQYANFGYMTAGAMLEKVSGRPWEELIVSEIFDPLELETAGLGATATPGRYDAPVGHRLQEDGTVQPMAWGISADMPPLLGPAGLAHMSILDFARWADWNAAGGARGPELITPETLAELHREHVRTPHRENPPPGTPGDGGYGFGWGVVEFDFADHPVLTHNGSNGMNLAKILVDLEQDLGIVVTTNVAGQRGDLAAAQALEKLYRAYGVE, encoded by the coding sequence GTGAAACGGATAGGATACGGACTTGCGCTGGGCTTTCTGATCGCGACGGCGCCGGCCGCCGTGGCAATGGACGACGTCGCGTCGATCCTCGAGCCGATCAGGGAGAGCCAGGACGTGCCGGCACTGGCGGGCGCGGTCACGAAAAACGGCGAGATCATCGCCGCCGGGGTCGTCGGCACCCGCGTGTACGGAATGGACATTCCGGTCGAGCTCGACGACCGCTTCCATCTCGGTTCCGACACCAAGGCGATGACGGCCACGATTGCCGGTCAGATGGTCGAGGACGGGCTGATTTCCTGGGACAGCACCGTCGGCGACGTGCTCGGCGAGGACATCGAGGGGATGAGCCCGGAGTTCGCCGCCGTCACCCTCGCCCAGCTCCTCTCTCACTCCAGCGGTATCCCGACCGATACCGAGGAGATGATGGAGATCTATTTCTCCACCGAGGCCTTCGACTTCACGCCGCAGCAGCGGCGCCTCCGGGCGATCGATGCCTGGAAGCGCAACGTGCCGAAGGTGCCCGAGGGATCACCGTTCCAGTACGCCAACTTCGGCTACATGACCGCCGGCGCCATGCTGGAGAAGGTGTCCGGCCGGCCGTGGGAAGAGCTGATCGTGTCGGAGATCTTCGATCCGCTGGAGCTGGAAACCGCGGGGCTCGGTGCGACCGCAACCCCGGGCCGCTATGACGCGCCGGTCGGCCACCGCCTGCAGGAAGACGGCACCGTCCAGCCGATGGCCTGGGGCATTTCGGCCGACATGCCGCCGCTGCTCGGTCCGGCCGGCCTGGCTCACATGTCGATCCTCGATTTCGCCCGCTGGGCCGACTGGAACGCTGCCGGCGGCGCGCGCGGGCCCGAACTGATCACGCCCGAGACCCTCGCCGAACTCCATCGCGAACACGTCCGCACCCCGCATCGGGAAAACCCGCCGCCCGGCACCCCCGGCGACGGCGGCTACGGCTTCGGTTGGGGGGTCGTCGAGTTCGATTTCGCCGACCATCCGGTGCTCACCCACAACGGGTCGAACGGTATGAACCTGGCCAAGATCCTGGTTGATCTGGAGCAGGATCTCGGGATCGTCGTCACCACCAATGTTGCGGGTCAGCGAGGCGATCTGGCCGCCGCCCAGGCGCTGGAGAAACTCTACCGGGCCTATGGCGTTGAGTGA
- a CDS encoding CPBP family intramembrane glutamic endopeptidase codes for MTTTSPTGPDATPSTVSPGRRLRLWIELVLLFVVAPPAVFLAADALNVRVFMVMAAVLPVFILLLIGDRRFPWRATFLKPPPLRELASVFALFVPVAALVALVVWWVLPGRFLMLPRYMPELWLTIMIFYPLASAASQELIYRVLFFHRYEALFRGHLGLMIAANAVLFGAAHILFGNWVAIVLTTLGGILFAWRYERTRSFWPVWLEHSLYGNLVFTIGLGRFLYSGA; via the coding sequence ATGACGACCACGTCGCCGACCGGCCCGGATGCCACGCCCTCCACCGTATCCCCGGGACGGCGGCTGCGTCTCTGGATCGAGCTCGTCCTGCTCTTCGTCGTCGCGCCGCCCGCCGTGTTCCTCGCTGCAGACGCGCTCAATGTCCGGGTGTTCATGGTGATGGCCGCGGTGCTGCCGGTCTTCATCCTGCTTCTGATCGGCGACCGCCGCTTCCCCTGGCGCGCCACGTTCCTGAAGCCGCCCCCGCTCCGGGAGCTGGCAAGCGTATTTGCGTTGTTCGTGCCGGTGGCGGCTCTCGTGGCCCTGGTGGTTTGGTGGGTCCTGCCGGGACGCTTCCTGATGCTGCCGCGCTACATGCCGGAACTCTGGCTCACCATCATGATCTTCTATCCGCTGGCCTCGGCCGCAAGCCAGGAGCTGATCTACCGCGTCCTGTTCTTCCACCGCTACGAGGCGCTGTTCCGCGGTCACCTCGGGCTCATGATCGCGGCCAATGCCGTCCTGTTCGGCGCGGCCCATATCCTGTTCGGCAACTGGGTGGCGATCGTGCTCACCACGCTCGGCGGCATCCTGTTCGCCTGGCGCTACGAGCGGACGCGGTCGTTCTGGCCGGTCTGGCTGGAACACAGCCTTTATGGCAATCTCGTCTTCACGATCGGGCTCGGCAGGTTCCTCTATTCCGGGGCGTGA